Within Quercus lobata isolate SW786 chromosome 5, ValleyOak3.0 Primary Assembly, whole genome shotgun sequence, the genomic segment ataaaaatcaagttCACCGgtattttccccttttttttcgCTCTCTTCTCTCTGTTGTATGATCTGATACACCGAATCGGAAGTTCATCTCAATGTCGCCGATTTGCAGTTCAATCTGAGCCACCACCGATTTACTCTCTACCATCCTACAAATTCCACCATCACTGATCTATAAAAAATCAAGTTCAccggttttttttccccctttcttccccttttttttggcGCTCTACCCTTTGTTCTATGATCTCACACACCGAATCGGTTCAGTTCATCTCAGAGTCGCCGATTCGCAGTTCAAGCTCGGTATCGCCGATCGGAAGTTCATCTCGGTATCGCCGATTCGCCGATCGGAAGTTCATCTCGGTATCGCCTATCGGAAGTTCATCTCACTATCATACCAATTGAATACGTTTTTCTGACCTTGAGATGCAACAAAGATGGTCTCACAACAGTGGCTGCTCAGGAAAGGTTGGCCATTTTCGGCTACAACAAGCTTGAAGAGAAAAAGGTAtttctttttgtatatataatgTTCTTTTATCTGTTTGTTTAGAAGTAAAATTTTcccagcaatttttttttctgatataAATGATGAACTCTTTCTTGGCTTTACAATGAATTAAATTTTCCAAGATTAATGGAgcctaaaagtttttttttgggaattattTACCTATGCAACAAGCAGAGCCAGTGAACAAATAttcaaatttcttcttcttcttcttcttcttcttcttcttcttcttttatttacttTGGCCTTTTGGTtatatttgacaattttttgctttttacaGGAAAGTAAGTTTTTGAAGTTCTTAGGATTTATGTGGAACCCTCTCTCATGGGTTATGGAAGCTGCAGCTATTATGGCCATTGCGCTTGCCAATGGAGGAGTGAgtgctttctctcttttcaaacCTCTTTACTGtgtggtacttttttttttttggttgcttagAGAgtcaaggaaaggaaaaaagaaataaactttccaTGCTTGTATAGGGAAATTAAGAAGCACTTAATTTCCCTTTCTAATTATTTGTATTTCAAGAGATTTTGACTATGGGGAACTTTGCACTGACTGCATATTTTGCAGGGAAAACCACCTGATTGGCAAGATTTTGTTGGGATTATTGTTCTGCTACTTATCAATTCAACTATAAGTTTTATAGAGGAGAACAATGCCGGGAACGCTGCTGCTGCTCTAATGGCCCGACTTGCACCCAAAGCTAAGGTATTTGTTGGAAAAGTCTTTGCCTTTCCTTAACTATATGATTTTGGCTTTCTTCTTGCTACTTGTTGCCATTTGTTGTGATGTAAATTTGAGCTATGAGTTTGATAATCTGGGTAATTGATGCACTTCTGGTCTCTTTTTTAAGGTCCTTAGAAAAGGGAGGTGGGTTGAAGAGGATGCAGCTATTCTTGTTCCTGGTGATATAATTAGTGTTAAGCTTGGGGACATTATTCCTGCAGATTCTCGCCTTCTTGATGGTGATCCCTTGAAAATTGATCAGGTAATTTTTCAACCTTCGATGTTTTGTGTAGATTGGCTAAGTGGAGCTGTCTGACTTATGtttaatatttgacttttcagTCTGCACTTACAGGGGAGTCCCTTCCTGTGACGAAAGGCCCTGGTGATAGTGTTTATTCAGGTTCCACGAGCAAACAAGGTGAGATTGAGGCAGTGGTCATTGACAGGTTGATGTTATTTCAGGTATGTATGTTTGTGTAAATTTGACAGGTTGATGTTATTTAAGTACCATTTGTGTTTTGTTAATTCAAGTATGTCTGTTTAAGTACCATATGTGATCAAGGAAGTACCATTTAAGCCAATTATGTGTGTAAAATTTGAGTTGATGTTATTGGATATGAGTTAATGTAAGTTTTCTATGGGCTACATTGTTAGTTTAGTTCAATTGAAACAACTTCAACTTGACAGGTTGGCTTATagattgcatatatatatatatatatatatatatatataaatatgtttttGGCTTTTGATATGAGTCTTGACAggttaaacattttttttcctgaagaTGACAGGTTCTGAGGGTTATTTTTTTGGAAGCTGACAGGttctaagtttttatttttatttattttttaaatgctaaatgGAAAATATGGATTTAAACAAATATGACAGTTGAATAGGATGATTATTTGAAAATGTTACCGTTGATTAGAACCAAAATATTTGAACAAGAATGCAAT encodes:
- the LOC115990050 gene encoding plasma membrane ATPase 1-like; amino-acid sequence: MISHTESVQFISESPIRSSSSVSPIGSSSRYRLSEVHLTIIPIEYVFLTLRCNKDGLTTVAAQERLAIFGYNKLEEKKESKFLKFLGFMWNPLSWVMEAAAIMAIALANGGGKPPDWQDFVGIIVLLLINSTISFIEENNAGNAAAALMARLAPKAKVLRKGRWVEEDAAILVPGDIISVKLGDIIPADSRLLDGDPLKIDQSALTGESLPVTKGPGDSVYSGSTSKQGEIEAVVIDRLMLFQVCMFV